One part of the Augochlora pura isolate Apur16 chromosome 3, APUR_v2.2.1, whole genome shotgun sequence genome encodes these proteins:
- the Ringer gene encoding tubulin polymerization-promoting protein ringmaker, with amino-acid sequence MQAEKTDTETEKVEKNHVAEKNEAKVEKNDADKEPAEETVANKTANLKIEDDTGSSTPSSPGAAQPGSFVANFKAFSKFGDSKSDGKLITLSQSDKWMKQARVIDGKKITTTDTGIYFKKQKSMKLGIEQYKAFLDELAKAKKVDLAEMKKKMGTCGSPGVTSSTAAGKAASAVDRLTDVSKYTGSHKQRFDQTGKGKGIAGRKDLPDESGYVQGYQNKDTYNKAH; translated from the exons ATGCAAGCGGAGAAAACCGACACCGAGACCGAGAAGGTCGAGAAGAACCACGTCGCGGAGAAGAACGAGGCCAAGGTCGAGAAAAACGACGCCGATAAGGAGCCAGCCGAGGAGACCGTCGCGAACAAAACGGCGAACTTGAAGATCGAAGATGACACCGGAAGCTCGACGCCGAGCAGTCCCGGCGCCGCCCAGCCCGGCAGCTTCGTGGCCAATTTCAAAGCTTTCTCGAAATTCGGCGACTCGAAGAGCGACGGCAAGCTGATCACTCTGAGTCAGAGCGACAAATGGATGAAGCAAGCCAGAGTGATCGACGGAAAGAAGATCACCACCACCGACACGGGGATTTACTTCAAAAAACAGAA ATCGATGAAGCTGGGGATAGAACAGTACAAAGCCTTCTTGGACGAGCTGGCGAAAGCGAAGAAGGTCGACTTGGCGGagatgaagaagaaaatgGGAACCTGCGGATCTCCAGGAGTGACGAGCAGCACCGCG GCCGGAAAGGCAGCCTCCGCGGTGGACAGGCTCACGGACGTCAGCAAGTACACCGGCTCCCACAAGCAGCGCTTCGATCAGACCGGAAAGGGCAAGGGGATCGCGGGCCGGAAGGACTTACCTGACGAATCCGGCTACGTGCAGGGCTACCAAAACAAGGACACCTACAACAAGGCCCATTAA